Proteins from a genomic interval of Cucumis melo cultivar AY chromosome 7, USDA_Cmelo_AY_1.0, whole genome shotgun sequence:
- the LOC103499145 gene encoding uncharacterized protein LOC103499145, producing the protein MRQLEQLSPSMRHELEAVGRHRRARTFFRRKRYQVITTNISESMNSTLKKQQELPVIGLLQSIRSLVQKWFYQRRTKWSFQRTQLSIYAEDMIRESLRESRSTNIYPVDQHEFEVQHRKEQFVVNILNRTCSCRQWDLDLIPCSHACIALSTRNLNLHLYTDKFYYVSNWINLYKKGTRPIGSVNQIRNTHQGGNDGILPPQVKRPAGRPKKKRFTSFLEKKATVRCSRCGKKGHNCRSCKEPI; encoded by the exons ATGAGGCAACTCGAACAACTATCTCCATCAATGAGGCATGAGTTGGAAGCAGTGGGAAGACACAGGAGGGCTAGGACATTTTTTAGGAGAAAAAGATACCAGGTTATTACAACCAATATCTCTGAAAGTATGAACTCTACCTTGAAAAAACAACAAGAATTGCCTGTAATTGGACTTCTACAATCAATCCGTAGTTTGGTTCAAAAATGGTTCTACCAACGTCGTACCAAATGGAGTTTCCAACGCACACAACTTTCAATATATGCAGAAGATATGATTCGAGAATCCTTAAGGGAGAGCCGCTCAACGAAT ATATATCCTGTAGACCAACATGAATTTGAAGTCCAGCATCGTAAGGAACAATTTGTCGTCAACATTTTAAATCGGACATGTTCATGTCGTCAGTGGGACCTTGATTTGATCCCTTGTTCACATGCATGTATAGCATTGTCCACAAGGAATCTTAATCTCCATTTATACACTGATAAGTTCTACTATGTCTCAAATTGGATAAACCTGTACAAGAAGGGGACGCGTCCTATTGGTAGTGTAAACCAAATTAGGAATACGCACCAAGGTGGTAATGATGGAATACTTCCACCGCAGGTTAAACGTCCAGCCGGAAGACCAAAAAAGAAGAGGTTTACTTCATTTTTAGAGAAGAAAGCCACTGTTCGTTGTAGCAGGTGTGGCAAAAAAGGTCACAATTGCAGGTCTTGTAAAGAACCCATTTAG